A genomic region of Microlunatus sagamiharensis contains the following coding sequences:
- a CDS encoding DUF993 family protein: MPLTLPDLDGAPRALEWRRPAELTPASAPPTSRRVFAAAHVVPDPWRSSRAGTYGGEAAIDLDTTLALRHRLWSYGLGVAEAMDTAQRGMGLPAAAAMELARRTMADDPRGGAGVAVGVTTDALTSTAPTLQEVADAYRRQVAVVASGGGTPVVMASRHLARVAQTPADYRLVYDQVISEAPGPVFLHWLGPAFDDTLAGYWGTTDTGQALDTVVDLLHAWPGRVQGIKVSLLDPVLEVRLRQRAPEGVDVFTGDDFHYTDMIAGDGRTHSHALLGAFAALAPWASTAFRHLDAGDEAAFRAVLEPTQAVSRVVFEAPTQFYKTGIAWLSYLDGLQPHFRMLDGLESGRSLLHLVEVVRRANTIGYFTDPDRTEERLRSFLRAQGVD; encoded by the coding sequence ATGCCTCTCACCCTTCCCGACCTCGACGGGGCCCCACGAGCCCTCGAGTGGCGACGTCCGGCAGAGCTGACGCCCGCGTCGGCGCCGCCCACCTCGCGCCGCGTCTTCGCGGCCGCGCACGTCGTGCCCGACCCCTGGCGGTCCTCGCGTGCGGGGACGTACGGCGGAGAGGCGGCGATCGACCTCGACACCACGCTCGCCCTGCGGCACCGGTTGTGGTCCTACGGCCTGGGGGTCGCGGAGGCCATGGACACCGCGCAGCGGGGGATGGGGCTCCCGGCCGCGGCGGCGATGGAGCTCGCGCGCCGGACCATGGCCGACGACCCCCGGGGCGGCGCCGGGGTCGCGGTGGGCGTCACGACCGACGCGCTGACCAGCACCGCGCCCACGCTGCAGGAGGTGGCCGACGCCTACCGTCGCCAGGTCGCCGTGGTCGCCTCCGGCGGCGGCACGCCGGTCGTCATGGCCAGCCGCCACCTGGCCCGGGTCGCGCAGACCCCGGCGGACTACCGCCTCGTCTACGACCAGGTCATCAGCGAGGCGCCGGGACCCGTGTTCCTGCACTGGCTGGGTCCCGCCTTCGACGACACGCTCGCCGGCTACTGGGGGACCACGGACACCGGGCAGGCCCTGGACACGGTCGTCGACCTCCTCCACGCCTGGCCCGGGCGCGTGCAGGGGATCAAGGTCTCCCTGCTCGACCCGGTCCTGGAGGTCAGGCTCCGGCAGCGCGCTCCCGAGGGGGTCGACGTCTTCACCGGCGACGACTTCCACTACACCGACATGATCGCCGGGGACGGCCGTACGCACTCGCACGCCCTGCTCGGGGCGTTCGCGGCGCTGGCGCCCTGGGCCTCGACGGCGTTCCGCCACCTCGACGCCGGCGACGAAGCCGCCTTCCGGGCGGTGCTCGAGCCCACCCAGGCCGTGAGCCGGGTGGTGTTCGAGGCGCCGACGCAGTTCTACAAGACCGGCATCGCCTGGCTGTCCTACCTCGACGGGCTCCAGCCGCACTTCCGCATGCTCGACGGTCTCGAGTCCGGCCGTTCGCTGCTCCACCTCGTCGAGGTGGTGCGCCGGGCCAACACGATCGGGTACTTCACCGACCCGGACCGGACCGAGGAGCGGCTCAGGTCGTTCCTGCGCGCCCAGGGCGTCGACTGA
- a CDS encoding sugar phosphate isomerase/epimerase family protein, with the protein MALPELVDRSSAAGLGGIGLWSSSWETLGVDEAARLVRTAGLRVSSVCRAGMFPARDDAAREAGRSDNHLLVEAARVLDAEALVVVCGAAVGTDLTRARREVAEGLAGLADHARAHGVRLAVEPMHPMMIADRSVVTSLREAVDLVETLDHPAVGLALDAYHVWWDAYWREELARAPHRLLAVQVSDWVTPVVHQLRSRGMPGEGVVDLDGFLQTVTGSGFDGVVEVEVLSDAWDARPADVAFAAALAGVDALGALAGARAEDG; encoded by the coding sequence ATGGCGTTGCCCGAGCTCGTCGACCGGAGCAGCGCGGCGGGCCTGGGCGGGATCGGGCTGTGGTCCTCCTCCTGGGAGACCCTCGGCGTGGACGAGGCCGCCCGGCTGGTCCGGACGGCAGGGCTGCGGGTCAGCTCGGTGTGCCGGGCCGGGATGTTCCCCGCCCGCGACGACGCGGCGAGGGAGGCGGGCCGGAGCGACAACCACCTCCTCGTGGAGGCAGCCCGGGTCCTCGACGCCGAGGCGCTGGTCGTCGTGTGCGGCGCCGCGGTCGGCACGGACCTGACCCGCGCGCGTCGCGAGGTCGCCGAGGGGCTGGCCGGGCTCGCCGACCACGCACGCGCCCACGGCGTGCGGCTGGCCGTGGAACCGATGCACCCGATGATGATCGCGGACCGGTCCGTGGTGACGAGCCTGCGCGAGGCCGTGGACCTGGTCGAGACGCTGGACCACCCCGCCGTCGGTCTGGCGCTCGACGCCTACCACGTGTGGTGGGACGCCTACTGGCGCGAGGAGCTCGCCCGGGCGCCGCACCGGCTCCTCGCCGTCCAGGTCTCCGACTGGGTCACGCCCGTCGTGCACCAGCTCCGCAGCCGCGGCATGCCCGGCGAGGGGGTGGTCGACCTCGACGGCTTCCTCCAGACCGTGACGGGCAGCGGCTTCGACGGCGTCGTCGAGGTCGAGGTGCTCAGCGACGCCTGGGACGCGCGGCCCGCGGACGTCGCCTTCGCGGCTGCCCTCGCCGGGGTCGACGCGCTCGGCGCCCTGGCGGGGGCGCGCGCCGAGGACGGCTGA
- a CDS encoding LacI family DNA-binding transcriptional regulator gives MSPPPDRHRPTVKEVAATAGVSVASVSRVLSGSPKFVSDETRTRVLDAAAHLGYSTNVAAQALVTGRAGNIAVLVPDLGNQHFTAMVHAVVRDAGAAGFHTLIGDSSDRVEEELGLAAALLQRADGLIMCSPRCGPPDLGRLLGARKPLVTVNRRFVDLPAVASVETDVLGATREHVEALLASGHQRFAFLGARLASEQNRHRWTLIEQLVRSHGGEVWELPLDDAASGLAEALVTLLGRGCTAVLAANDLTAAEVVAVLRDLSVKVPDDVSVTGFDDTRLAHWLTPRLTTARMHEGRLGAAAWEALVRLLEDPDDVTHVTFDTSAIFRDSTGPAPHPAAHRAS, from the coding sequence GTGAGCCCGCCGCCCGACCGCCACCGGCCGACCGTGAAGGAGGTCGCCGCGACGGCAGGGGTCTCGGTCGCGAGCGTCTCGCGGGTCCTCAGCGGCTCGCCCAAGTTCGTCTCGGACGAGACGCGCACGCGGGTCCTGGACGCGGCCGCGCACCTCGGCTACTCCACCAACGTCGCCGCCCAGGCGCTGGTCACCGGCCGGGCCGGCAACATCGCGGTGCTGGTGCCCGACCTCGGCAACCAGCACTTCACGGCGATGGTCCACGCCGTGGTGCGCGACGCGGGTGCGGCCGGCTTCCACACCTTGATCGGCGACTCCTCCGACCGGGTCGAGGAGGAGCTCGGCCTGGCCGCCGCCCTCCTCCAGCGCGCCGACGGGCTGATCATGTGCAGCCCGCGCTGCGGCCCGCCCGACCTGGGCCGGCTGCTCGGCGCGCGCAAGCCGTTGGTCACGGTCAACCGCCGCTTCGTCGACCTCCCTGCCGTGGCGAGCGTGGAGACCGACGTCCTCGGCGCGACGCGGGAGCACGTCGAGGCGCTGCTGGCGAGTGGCCACCAGCGCTTCGCCTTCCTCGGGGCCCGCCTGGCGTCGGAGCAGAACCGGCACCGCTGGACCCTGATCGAGCAGCTGGTCCGCTCTCACGGCGGCGAGGTCTGGGAGCTCCCCCTCGACGACGCGGCGTCAGGTCTCGCGGAGGCCCTCGTCACCCTCCTCGGCCGGGGCTGCACCGCGGTCCTGGCGGCCAACGACCTGACCGCCGCAGAGGTCGTGGCCGTGCTGCGTGACCTGTCGGTCAAGGTCCCGGACGACGTCTCGGTGACCGGCTTCGACGACACGCGGCTCGCGCACTGGCTGACCCCGAGGCTCACCACGGCCCGGATGCACGAGGGCCGGCTCGGGGCGGCAGCCTGGGAGGCGCTGGTGCGGCTGCTGGAGGACCCCGACGACGTCACGCACGTCACGTTCGACACGTCGGCGATCTTCCGCGACTCGACGGGACCGGCCCCGCACCCGGCCGCCCACCGCGCTTCCTGA
- a CDS encoding SDR family NAD(P)-dependent oxidoreductase: MSPVDRVGAVNPDFSLRGETVLVSGATGGLGRPIAIAAARAGADVVVHHLDQPAVAEEVRAGVEGLGCSALVVEGDLTLDAEVDAVFEAVARRFGRCTCLVNNAGMMVQADLADMTRAQWEATLASDLTSPMTMTQRFAAQDLEVGSVVNVASQLAFKGARGFSAYVAAKAGLVGLTRSLAREIGPRIRVNAVAPGPVVTPLIADLVDDEAWVRDRTGGSVTGTLHEPDQIAPAVVFLASPAASLLHGQTLHLNGGGVMF; encoded by the coding sequence GTGAGTCCCGTGGACCGCGTGGGCGCCGTCAACCCGGACTTCAGCCTGCGCGGGGAGACGGTCCTGGTCAGCGGCGCGACGGGCGGCCTCGGTCGTCCCATCGCGATCGCGGCCGCCCGGGCCGGGGCGGACGTGGTCGTGCACCACCTCGACCAGCCCGCCGTCGCCGAGGAGGTGCGGGCCGGGGTCGAGGGCCTCGGGTGCTCGGCGCTCGTCGTCGAGGGCGACCTGACGCTCGACGCCGAGGTCGACGCGGTGTTCGAGGCGGTGGCTCGGCGCTTCGGCCGCTGCACGTGCCTGGTCAACAACGCCGGGATGATGGTGCAGGCCGACCTCGCGGACATGACGCGCGCGCAGTGGGAGGCCACCCTCGCCAGCGACCTCACGAGCCCGATGACGATGACCCAGCGGTTCGCGGCGCAGGACCTCGAGGTCGGCTCGGTCGTCAACGTCGCCTCCCAGCTCGCCTTCAAGGGTGCGCGTGGCTTCTCGGCGTACGTCGCGGCGAAGGCGGGGCTCGTCGGTCTCACCCGCTCGCTGGCCCGGGAGATCGGTCCGCGCATCCGCGTCAACGCGGTGGCCCCGGGTCCTGTGGTCACCCCGCTCATCGCCGACCTGGTCGACGACGAGGCCTGGGTCCGCGACCGGACGGGGGGCTCGGTCACCGGGACCCTCCACGAGCCGGACCAGATCGCCCCGGCGGTGGTGTTCCTCGCGTCCCCCGCGGCCTCCCTCCTGCACGGGCAGACGCTGCACCTCAACGGGGGCGGGGTCATGTTCTGA
- a CDS encoding MFS transporter, translating to MSSPSTLDPERDVDPTQERRVLWAGVVGSVVEWYDFGLFGAASALVIGPLFFSSDLSPAAATLASFATFAIGFFARPVGGLLIANFGDRLGRKPALVFTLFLMGGSTFLMGCLPTYASIGLWAPVLLVLLRLCQGAGAGAELAGVMTIIAETVRPSRRAFGTAVPNGATAVGSALGVVTFLVVSQLPDEQFLSWGWRVPFWFSAVIFVVAVFIRRRIEETPEFLAAQERTERVATTVRVPLFGLLRTHWREVLLGFGAMSGHQAMSYITTTFAISYLTGTLDVGRSVTLAASLTASLVGAVLAAGFGHLADRIGAPRVFLAGAAWCLMMAFPFFLLIDTRAPLLIVLGLVVTYSISFGAMGGAQGAFLVNLFPPEVRYSGVAISRELAGTIVGGPAPLIAAALVAASGGQPWLVAAFLAVVCAVSVVCLLVARARVGDMVVTQPAARGAAR from the coding sequence ATGAGCAGTCCGAGCACGCTCGACCCCGAGCGCGACGTCGACCCGACGCAGGAGCGCCGCGTCCTCTGGGCCGGCGTCGTCGGCTCGGTCGTCGAGTGGTACGACTTCGGCCTCTTCGGGGCGGCGTCCGCGCTGGTCATCGGGCCGCTCTTCTTCTCCAGCGACCTCTCGCCGGCGGCGGCGACGCTGGCCTCCTTCGCCACCTTCGCCATCGGCTTCTTCGCCCGACCGGTCGGCGGGCTGCTCATCGCGAACTTCGGCGACCGGCTGGGGCGCAAGCCCGCCCTGGTCTTCACCCTGTTCCTGATGGGCGGCTCGACCTTCCTCATGGGCTGCCTGCCGACCTACGCCTCGATCGGCCTCTGGGCGCCCGTCCTGCTCGTGCTGCTGCGGCTGTGCCAGGGGGCCGGGGCCGGGGCCGAGCTCGCCGGGGTCATGACGATCATCGCCGAGACGGTCCGGCCCTCGCGCCGCGCCTTCGGGACCGCCGTGCCCAACGGCGCGACCGCGGTCGGCTCGGCGCTCGGGGTCGTCACCTTCCTCGTGGTCTCGCAGCTGCCCGATGAGCAGTTCCTGAGCTGGGGCTGGCGCGTCCCCTTCTGGTTCAGCGCGGTGATCTTCGTCGTCGCCGTCTTCATCCGGCGCCGCATCGAGGAGACGCCCGAGTTCCTCGCGGCCCAGGAGCGCACCGAGCGGGTGGCCACCACCGTCCGGGTGCCGCTCTTCGGGCTGCTCCGGACCCACTGGCGCGAGGTCCTCCTCGGCTTCGGGGCCATGTCCGGCCACCAGGCGATGTCGTACATCACCACCACGTTCGCCATCAGCTACCTGACCGGCACCCTGGACGTCGGGCGGTCGGTGACGCTCGCCGCCTCGCTGACGGCCTCGCTCGTCGGCGCCGTGCTCGCGGCGGGCTTCGGCCACCTCGCGGACAGGATCGGCGCGCCCCGGGTTTTCCTGGCCGGTGCTGCCTGGTGCCTGATGATGGCCTTCCCGTTCTTCCTCCTCATCGACACCCGCGCGCCGCTGCTGATCGTGCTCGGGCTGGTGGTGACGTACTCGATCTCCTTCGGGGCGATGGGCGGGGCCCAGGGCGCCTTCCTGGTCAACCTCTTCCCCCCGGAGGTGCGCTACTCGGGGGTCGCGATCTCGCGCGAGCTCGCCGGCACCATCGTCGGTGGGCCGGCCCCGCTGATCGCGGCCGCCCTGGTCGCGGCGAGCGGCGGCCAGCCGTGGCTCGTGGCCGCGTTCCTCGCGGTGGTCTGCGCCGTCTCGGTCGTCTGCCTGCTGGTCGCCCGGGCCCGCGTCGGCGACATGGTCGTCACGCAGCCGGCTGCTCGTGGAGCGGCCCGGTGA